From Halomarina ordinaria:
GCCGATGACGACGGCCGGCAGGAACAGGTGTCTGACCGTCGAGGCGAACGCGTCGAGGTCGCCGGCGATGAGGGTGTCTATCGTCAACAGCCCGGTGACCGCCGGGATGGAGTAGCCGTAGCCGATGCGACCGCTCGTCGGCAGGACCCCGAGCTGGACGGCGAACAGCAGGATGAGCAGCGGCCCGCTCCAGAAGATGGGGACGCTGATGCCCGTGAGCGCGCCGACGCGCGTGAGGTGGTCGGTGAGCGAGTCCTGCTTGACCGCGCTGAGGATGCCGAGCGGGATGCCGAAGACGATGCCGAACAGCTGACCCAGGACGGCGAGTTCGAGCGTGACGGGGAAGCGCGTGCGCAGCACCTCGAGGACGGGCGTCCCGTCGCGGACGATGTACGACCGGCCGAAGTCGAGCGTCGCGGTGTCGAGCAGGAAGCGCCCGTACTGCACCCAGATGGGGTCGTTGAGCCCCAGGTCCTCGCGGATACGTTCGACGAACGCCTGGGAGGCGCGCTCGCCGGCGATGACTCTCGCCGGGTCGCCCGGCGAGAGGTGGAGGATGGCGAACACGAGCGTCGCCACCCCGAGCAACACCGGGACGAGCAACAGCAATCGCTTGATGATGAATTGTTTGCTGACCATAATGACGGTGAACGGTGGTAGGCGGGCGGTGCGGCGTTACGAGAGTTCCACGAGGTGGAGGGCGGGGCCGCCGATGGGCGAGACGGTGAAGCCCGAGACGCCGGCGCCGACGCCGCGCATCTCCGAGGTGTGGGTCATGAACACCCACGGTGCCTCGTCGTGGACGAGCTGGCTCGCCTCCAGGTAGATCTCCTCGCGGGCGCCCTCGTCGTACTCCGCCTGACCCTGCTCGACGAGGTCCATGAAGTCGGTGTTGGCCCACGCGGCGCGGTTACCCGTGTTGAACCCCTCGACGTCGCGGCTGACCCAGTCCTGGCCGTCCGGGACCTCGCTCGCGTCCACCTGCGGGTGGAGCAGCGGGTAGTAGAAGTTGTCCGGGTCGGCGTTGTCCGAGATCCACCCGAGGAAACAGGCGTCGTGCTGGCCCTCCGAGGTGTAGTTCAGGAACGGGTCCCACGACTGCTCGTTGATTTCGACCTCGATACCGACCTCCTCGAGGTTCGAGCGGACGACCTCCGCGGTCTGCTGGGGGGAGGCGAAGTACGGCCGGGGGTTGTTCATCGTCGCCAGTTCGAACGAGAAACCGTCGCCGTAGCCGGCCTCCTCGAGCAACTGCTGGGCGGTCTCGGGGTCGTACTCGTAGGGTTCGACGTCGCCGTTGTGTCCCATCACCGTCTCGGGGAGGGGGTGGCTCGCCTGCACCGCGAGCCCCTCGTAGATGTTCTCGATGATGGCCTCGACGTTGATGGCGTGGCTGATGGCCTGCCGGACGTTCTTGTCGCGGAACGCCTCGACGCGAGCCATGTTGAACGCCATGTAACCGACGGTCATCCCGGGGGTCTCCTGGAGTTCGGCGTCCTCGGAGTTCTGTATCTGGCTGACCTCCTGGGCGCCGATGCCGTCGATGAGCTGGACCTCGCCGGCCAGCAGCGACTGGGCGCGCGTGCTGTTCTGCCCGACGCCCTGGAAGACCACCTCGTCGACGTAGGGCCCCTCGCCCCAGAAGTCGTCGTTGCCCGAGAGCATGATGCGCTGGTTGCCCGTGTCCCACTCCTCGAAGGCGAACGCGCCCGTCCCGACGGGTTCGCCGGAGAAGTCGTGGCCCTCCTCGATGAGGTTCTTTGGCATGACCGCCATCGCGAACACCGCGAGGTTGCGCAGGAAGGGGGCGTACTCGGAGTCGAGTTCGAGCGTCAGTTCCGTCTCGCTGGTCGCCTCGACGTTCTCGACCTTGTCGAGCAGGTAGGGACCGTAGAACGACTGGGCGCTCCCTTCGACACCCTCGTCGTCACTCGTGCCGATGAAGTAGTCGTACTCCTCGTCGACGAAGCGTCGGTAGGTGGCCACGAAGTCGTCCGCGGTGAACGTCGCGCCGTCGTCGCCGTGGAACGTGGCGTCCTCGCGCAGCGTCAGCGACGCCGTCGTCCCGTCGAGGCTGAAGTCCGTCGCCAGCCCCTCGACGAGGGTGGACTCGCCCGGTTCGAACTTGATGAGCGTGTCGTACACCTGGTTTATCACCTTCGCGTCCTCGCCGGAGGTGGTCGACTGCGGGTCGAGCGTCGCCGAGTCGTTACCGCGGGCGTACGCCAGTCGGCCCCCCTCGCCGCCTCCGCCACCGCCACCGGAGCCGTTGCCGCTGCCGTTACCGTCGCCGCCGCCGGCACCCGGACTGTCGCCGCCCGCACAGCCCGCGAGCGTCGCTGCCGCTGCCGTTGCGCCTGCCGCCTTCAGGAACGTCCGGCGGTCATATTTGTCACCAGTAGGCATACTCATAACGGTCGCACCACATTACATAAGGTTACCGATGACACACACGAGAGGGATAGTCATACGGAGCCGTCCGGTGGTTTACTCCTCCGCGCGCTCGTCGGGGAGGTCCGCGGGCTGGTCGTAGAGGTGGCAGGCGGCGGGGTGCGGCGAGTCCTGGAGTCGCGGTCGGTAGCGTTCGCAGACGCTCTCGAACCGCTCGCGCAGGAGCGCGGCCGCCGCCTCCCACTCGTCGTCGAGGACGCGTTCGAGCGCGCGCTCGACCGTCGCGCGGTTCTCGCCGGTCGGGGGACGCTCGAACAGCGCGTCGACCAGCGAGTCGACGTGTGGCGTGGCGTCGGTGGCCGTCGCGGACGACGCCGCCGTCCCGCCGTCGGTGGCCGTCGCCGTCCCCGCCTCGGTCGCGCGGAGCGCCTCGACATCGAGCGAGCGGTCCTCGACGCGCTGGCGGAGGTCCATCACCTCGCGGTAGACCTTCTGGTCGACCTCGACGTCCTCGGGCGGGATGACCGACGGACAGCGCGTCCGGAAGTGACAGCCCGAGGGAGGGGCGACGGGGCTGGGCACGTCGCCCCGGAGGATGACCCGGTCGGTCTTCGCCCGCGGGTCGGGTTCGGGAATCGCCGAGAGCAGGGCCCGCGTGTAGGGGTGTTTGGGGTCGTCGAACAGTTCGGCGGTCGACCCCACCTCCACCACCTCGCCGAGGTACATGACGGCGATGCGGTCGCAGATGTGGCGAACCACGGAGAGGTCGTGGGCGATGAAGAGGAACGTGAGGCCGAACTCGTCCTGGAGGTCCTCGAGCAGGTTGAGGATCTGGGCCTGGACGCTCACGTCGAGCGCGCTCACCGGTTCGTCACAGACGATGAAGTCGGGGTCGACGGCGAGCGCGCGGGCGATGCCGACGCGCTGGCGCTGGCCGCCCGACATCTCGTGGGGGTAGCGGTCGCGCTGGCTCGGGTCGAGCCCGACCGCGCGCATCAACTCGACGACCCGGTCGCGGCGCGACCCCTCCTCCGGGAGGTCGTGTATCGTCAGCGGTTCGGCGATGGTCTGGCCGACGGTCATCCGGGGGTCGAGACTCGACAGCGGGTCCTGGAAGATCATCTGGAGGTCCCGGCGGCGCTCGCGGAGGTCCTCGCGCGAGAGGTCGTTCAGGTCCTCGCCGGCGAACACCACCCGCCCCTCGGTGGGTTCGAGGAGCCGGAGGATGGTCCGTCCCGTCGTCGATTTCCCGCACCCGGACTCGCCGACGAGCCCCAGCGTCTCGCCCTCGTACACCTCCAGGTCGACGCCGTCGACCGCCTTCACCGCCCGCGTGTCGCCGCCGACGAGGCCGTCGAGGAGGCCGTCGGCGCGCGAGAAGTACTTCTTCAGCCCCTCGACCTCGAGGAGGGGGTCGCCCGTCGGCGTCACCGAGTCGGCGCGTATCCCCTCCTCGACGCCGTACTCGTCGGTGTCGAACTCCGGGAGGATGCACTTCGAGCGGTGCTCGACCCCCTCGGGGCCGTGCTGGAGGAACGGTATCTCGCCCTCGGTGCACTCGGGTTTCGCCCACGGACAGCGCGGCGCGAAGTGACAGCCATCGGGCATGTCGATGAGGTCGGGGACGTTCCCCTCGATGGGGGTGAGGCGGTCGGTGTCCTCGCTCGGGATGGACTCGAGGAGCGTGTAGGTGTAGGGGTGGGAGGGGTTCGCGAATATCTCCTCGACCGGCCCCTCCTCGACGATCTCGCCGGCGTACATGACGGCGACGCGGTCGCACGTCTCCGCCACCACTCCGAGGTCGTGGGTGATCATCAGGACGGACATCCCCAGTTCGTCCTGAAGTTCGTTGACGAGTTCGAGGATCTGTGCCTGGATGGTGACGTCGAGCGCCGTCGTCGGCTCGTCGGCGACGAGCAGGCGGGGGCGGCAAGCGAGCGCGATGGCGATGAGGACGCGCTGGCGCATCCCGCCGGAGAACTCGTGGGGGTACTCGTCGACGCGCTGGGTGGGTTCGGGGATGCCCACCTCCGCGAGCAGGTCGATGGCGTTCTCGCGGACCTCCTCGCTCATCCCGCTTCGGGAGAACACCTCCCGGACGGCGTTCGTCCAGGTGTCCTTCTTGCGCCCGCCGTAGCGGTGGAGCTGGAGGCTCTCGGCGACCTGCTCGCCGACCGTCAGCGCGGGGTTCAGCGACGTCATCGGGTCCTGGAAGATCATCCCCATGTCGCCGCCGCGCACCTCGCGCATGACGTGCTCGGGCGCCGCGGTGAGGTCGACGCTCCCCGCCTCGATGTGGACGTACCCGTCCTGGTCGGCCTCGGGCACGGCGATGGCTTTCGGGCGCTCGCGGGCGAGGCGCGCGACCGCGTCGGGGTCGTCGGTCGCCTCGACGTCGCTGGGCGCGTCGGCCGCGTCGACGCGGCCGGCCTCGACCCGGACGTACCCGTCGTGGTCGGGCGTGGCGACGCCCTTCGGGTACCGGCGGGCGAGTTTCCGGACGGTCTCGGGCGCGCGAAACAGCACCTCACCCTCGGGGATGCGGCCCGGGTCGTCGACGAGACGCATCAGCGAGAGGGCCGTGACGGACTTGCCGGACCCGCTCTCGCCGACCAGGCCGACCGTCTTCCCCTCGGGGATGGTGAGGTCGACGCCGTCGACTGCCTTCACCGTGCCGCGGTCGGTGTCGAACTGCGTCCGGAGCCCCGAGACGGAGAGCAAATCGGTCATGGCCCTCGTTGGCGAGATGATAGTAAATGATTTGGGGAGTTACGTCGAGCGCGTCAATCCGCGGTCCGAGGTACTCGGCTAGAGGGACAAGAACCGCAGGACTGCAGCGGGTTCGGTGGCGGAGTGGGGGGGGGCGATCGAGGTGGGAGACGCCGCGACGACGACCGGACAGGCTTTCACGCGCCGCCCACACAGGCCGGGCATGGACGACATCGGCACCCCCGCCGGCGAGGGCTGGGAGCGGGTGATAGAGGACATGCACGCGACCGGCGAGACCTACCGCGAGGACGGCTACGACGTGGTCGAACTCCACCCCGGCGACGTGACCGTCGTCGACGACGGCAGCGGCTTCGACCTCGTCGTCTCCGGCGAGGAGTTCGCGGCCGTCCAGTCGATGGTCGCGGACGCCTCGCTCACCGAGACGGAGGTGTTCCGCGCGGTCGAGGGCGGACGCGTCTACGTGCTCGTGGTCGTCCGCGACGGCGCGAGCGAGGCGGCGCTCTGTTGTCCGCTCTACTACGCCCCCGACCGGGCGACGTCGCTGCGCGAGTACGCCCGTGAGTCCGGCCGGCTGTTCACCTACGTGCGGAGCCTGAGCGCCGACGACGCCGTCGCCGTCGCGTTCGACGACCCCGAACTGTTCTTCCCCGAGTGAGGGGGGGACTCAGTCGTCGCTCGCGTTCGTCTCGGCGTCCTCCTCGCGGAGTTCCGAACTCGCCTTCCGGACCTCGCGCATCACGCTGCTGATGCGCTCTTCGGCCTCCAGTTCCTGCTCGACCGAGAGGTCGACGCCCTCGACCTCCAGGAGGAACTTCGCCACCTCGGTCGTCTCGTACATGATGTCGTCGAGTTCCTCGGCGGTGAAGAAGTCGCACATCGCCCCGTAGAGGAAGGTCGCGCCGGCCTTCCGGACCTTCGCCTCGAACGCCGAACGCGCCTGGTTGACCGCCTGCGGGGTGTAGGTGTCCTCCATGAACGGGACGAGTTCGGGGAGGTTCTCGCCGATCTTCGTCATCTCGACGCCCGTCTCCGTCCGGAAGTCCGAACACAGCCGCGCGATGGCCCACTCGCGAGCCGTGATGTACGTCCGGTCGCGCAGGAACTGGTTCGCGCGGTCGTACTGCGCGCCGTCTATCTTCTTGAACCGCTCGTACTTCCGGACGTCCTCGGGGACGTCGTCCTCGCCGTCGCGCCCGTCGTGGTCGGCGTGGTCGGCGTGGTCGGACTCCTCGGGGACGTGCGGTTCGGGCGACGGTCGCTCGGGGCCGTCGTCCGTGGGGGGCTGGGTCATACCCCACCTCGAAACCGGGGGCGAAAAAGCGTGTCGTGTCGACGGGAGGCTTTTGGTGTCACGGGGCAATGCCCACCCATGCGAACGCTGGTGGGCATCGGCGGCAGTGACGACTCGTTGCACGCGCTGGAACGCGCGCTGCGACGAGCGGAGGCGGCGGGCGACGAGGTGACCGTCGCCATCGTCGAGAACCCCGACTCGTCGCTCTCCGTCGAGACGGTCGAGACGCGGGTGTACGAGCACCTGGACGGGGTGGCCCTCGACGCCGAGGTCCGGGTGCTCGAGGGCGACGCGGGCAGTCGCCTCGTCGAGTTCGCCGAGCGCGGGGAGTTCGACCGCATCGTCCTCGGGGGTGGCGAGACCAGCCCCCTCGGGAAGATAAACCTCGGGAGCATCGCCGAGTTCGTCCTGCTGAACGCCAACACCTCGGTGACGCTGATACGATGAGTCGCATCTTCCCCGACGCGCCCGCCGGCCCGTTCGAACCGCCCCCGCGTCACTTCGAGGACGCCGAGGGCCGCCCCATCGCCATCGAGGCCCTCGGAGAGGGAGACGAGGAGGCGCTGGTGTCGATGTACCTCGACTTCGACCCCGCCGACCGCGCGCAGGGTATCCCGCCGACCGGCGAGGAGCGCATCCGCGACTGGCTGGTCGGCATCGCCAGCGAGGAGTGCGTCAACGTCGTCGCCCGGTCCGACGGCCGGGCGGTGGGCCACGCCACGCTCGTCCCCGACGGGACCGAGGGGTACGAACTCGCCATCTTCGTCCTCGGCGAGTACCAGAACGCGGGTATCGGGACGCGCCTCATCACCGCGCTGCTCGGCCAGGGCGAGCGCGAGGGCGTCGACCGCGTCTGGCTCACCGTCGAGCGCTGGAACGCGCCGGCCATCGCGCTCTACCGCAAGGTGGGCTTCGAGTCGAGCAAGTCCGAGAGCTTCGAGATAGAGATGTCGTTGCGCCTCGACCCCGAGTGAGCAACTCAGACGGCCAGCACGGGCTGGGGTGCGAACTGGAGGACGTAGCCCGCCGCCTTGCCGAGCAGGTCCGCCGGGCGGTCCCGGGGGATGACGAGGAAGTCGGCGCTCACGTCCTCGGCGGTGTCGAGGACGACGCTGCCGGGGTGGGTCGTCAGGTGCGACGTCGAGAAGCCGTAGGCGACCGAGTGGGTGAGCGGGACGTCGCCGGCGACGGCGTGGGCGGCGACCATCATCTGCTCGGTGCGGTCGCGGTCGGGCCGGTCGAGCACGTAGAGCGCGTGTACCAGCGCGCCGTACCGGTCGGCCACCGCGACGGCCACCTCCATGGCCCGCACCGACTCCTCGCTCCCGTCGACGGGGACCAGCACCGTGTCGATGTCCATACGCCCCACCAGCGGTAGCGAGGGCAAAAACCCACCGAGTATTTGAGAGCCGCGACGATAGTCGCACGCATGTTCGAGACCGTGGTCATCGCGACGGACGGCAGCACCAGTGCCGGGCGAGCGGTCGAGACGGCGCTCGATATCGCCGAACGCTTCGGGGCAGAGGTCCACGTCCTCTCGGTGCTGAACGATGCGAACGGCGAGCACGAGGCGGAGGTACGCGACGCACTCGCCCGTCTCGAGCGCGAACACGACTACCCGGTCACCACCGTCGTCGAACGCGGCGACCCCGCCGCGGTCATCCAGCGCTACGCCACCGACGTGGACGCCGACCTCGTCGCGACGGGCACCCGGGGCCGCGACAGTCCCTACTCCTACCACCTCGGGAGCGTCGCCGAGACCGTCGTCCACGACTGTCCCATCCCCGTCCTCACCGTCCGGCAACTGGCCGGCGAGGTGGAGAGCGAGATGGCGGCGGACGCGGAGTGAGGCGCGGGCGCGGCGAACCACGGGCTTGATTGCCCGCCACTTCCTCGCTCACCCATGAACGAGGACCTCATCGACACGGCCGACCTGTCGCTGTCGCGCAAGTCCGTCATCCCCGGCGCCGGTTTCTTCCTGCCCGACGAGGAGGGACCGAGCGAGGAACGCATCGCCGCTCTGGAACGCGCGGAGACCGTCGTCGTCGCCGACCCGGACGCCGACGGCCTCGGCTGCGTGGCGCTCGTCCGCGAGGCGCGCGACGACCCCGTCGCGGCGTCCGTCGACCCCGCCGAGGAGTTCGAGGCCCCCGAGGGGCACGTCGCGCTCCTCCCCACCTCGCCGCACTCGCTGGCCGACGCCTTCGAGGAGGCCGTCGAGTACCTCCCCGCGGGCGTCGAGGTGTTCGTCTGCGACCTCTGTCCCGACGACCCCGAGGACGTCGAGTACCTCCCCGACCTCGTCGCGGCGGCCGACTCGGTGACCTGGTTCGACCACCACCAGTGGGACGACGACCTCGCGGCGACGGTCCGCGACCTCGGCGTCGACCTCGTCGTCGGCGAGTCCGACGAGGAGTGCACCACGGACGTCGCCCTCCGGAGCATCGACCACGACTTCGACGAGCGCTACCGCGAACTGGCGACCGTCACCCGCGA
This genomic window contains:
- a CDS encoding universal stress protein, with translation MGRMDIDTVLVPVDGSEESVRAMEVAVAVADRYGALVHALYVLDRPDRDRTEQMMVAAHAVAGDVPLTHSVAYGFSTSHLTTHPGSVVLDTAEDVSADFLVIPRDRPADLLGKAAGYVLQFAPQPVLAV
- a CDS encoding universal stress protein yields the protein MRTLVGIGGSDDSLHALERALRRAEAAGDEVTVAIVENPDSSLSVETVETRVYEHLDGVALDAEVRVLEGDAGSRLVEFAERGEFDRIVLGGGETSPLGKINLGSIAEFVLLNANTSVTLIR
- a CDS encoding dipeptide ABC transporter ATP-binding protein — translated: MTDLLSVSGLRTQFDTDRGTVKAVDGVDLTIPEGKTVGLVGESGSGKSVTALSLMRLVDDPGRIPEGEVLFRAPETVRKLARRYPKGVATPDHDGYVRVEAGRVDAADAPSDVEATDDPDAVARLARERPKAIAVPEADQDGYVHIEAGSVDLTAAPEHVMREVRGGDMGMIFQDPMTSLNPALTVGEQVAESLQLHRYGGRKKDTWTNAVREVFSRSGMSEEVRENAIDLLAEVGIPEPTQRVDEYPHEFSGGMRQRVLIAIALACRPRLLVADEPTTALDVTIQAQILELVNELQDELGMSVLMITHDLGVVAETCDRVAVMYAGEIVEEGPVEEIFANPSHPYTYTLLESIPSEDTDRLTPIEGNVPDLIDMPDGCHFAPRCPWAKPECTEGEIPFLQHGPEGVEHRSKCILPEFDTDEYGVEEGIRADSVTPTGDPLLEVEGLKKYFSRADGLLDGLVGGDTRAVKAVDGVDLEVYEGETLGLVGESGCGKSTTGRTILRLLEPTEGRVVFAGEDLNDLSREDLRERRRDLQMIFQDPLSSLDPRMTVGQTIAEPLTIHDLPEEGSRRDRVVELMRAVGLDPSQRDRYPHEMSGGQRQRVGIARALAVDPDFIVCDEPVSALDVSVQAQILNLLEDLQDEFGLTFLFIAHDLSVVRHICDRIAVMYLGEVVEVGSTAELFDDPKHPYTRALLSAIPEPDPRAKTDRVILRGDVPSPVAPPSGCHFRTRCPSVIPPEDVEVDQKVYREVMDLRQRVEDRSLDVEALRATEAGTATATDGGTAASSATATDATPHVDSLVDALFERPPTGENRATVERALERVLDDEWEAAAALLRERFESVCERYRPRLQDSPHPAACHLYDQPADLPDERAEE
- a CDS encoding ABC transporter substrate-binding protein, with amino-acid sequence MPTGDKYDRRTFLKAAGATAAAATLAGCAGGDSPGAGGGDGNGSGNGSGGGGGGGEGGRLAYARGNDSATLDPQSTTSGEDAKVINQVYDTLIKFEPGESTLVEGLATDFSLDGTTASLTLREDATFHGDDGATFTADDFVATYRRFVDEEYDYFIGTSDDEGVEGSAQSFYGPYLLDKVENVEATSETELTLELDSEYAPFLRNLAVFAMAVMPKNLIEEGHDFSGEPVGTGAFAFEEWDTGNQRIMLSGNDDFWGEGPYVDEVVFQGVGQNSTRAQSLLAGEVQLIDGIGAQEVSQIQNSEDAELQETPGMTVGYMAFNMARVEAFRDKNVRQAISHAINVEAIIENIYEGLAVQASHPLPETVMGHNGDVEPYEYDPETAQQLLEEAGYGDGFSFELATMNNPRPYFASPQQTAEVVRSNLEEVGIEVEINEQSWDPFLNYTSEGQHDACFLGWISDNADPDNFYYPLLHPQVDASEVPDGQDWVSRDVEGFNTGNRAAWANTDFMDLVEQGQAEYDEGAREEIYLEASQLVHDEAPWVFMTHTSEMRGVGAGVSGFTVSPIGGPALHLVELS
- a CDS encoding GNAT family N-acetyltransferase, which gives rise to MSRIFPDAPAGPFEPPPRHFEDAEGRPIAIEALGEGDEEALVSMYLDFDPADRAQGIPPTGEERIRDWLVGIASEECVNVVARSDGRAVGHATLVPDGTEGYELAIFVLGEYQNAGIGTRLITALLGQGEREGVDRVWLTVERWNAPAIALYRKVGFESSKSESFEIEMSLRLDPE
- a CDS encoding ABC transporter permease; its protein translation is MVSKQFIIKRLLLLVPVLLGVATLVFAILHLSPGDPARVIAGERASQAFVERIREDLGLNDPIWVQYGRFLLDTATLDFGRSYIVRDGTPVLEVLRTRFPVTLELAVLGQLFGIVFGIPLGILSAVKQDSLTDHLTRVGALTGISVPIFWSGPLLILLFAVQLGVLPTSGRIGYGYSIPAVTGLLTIDTLIAGDLDAFASTVRHLFLPAVVIGVYAMALISRMMRSSMLEVVRQDYMRTARAKGQGAKITVMKHGFKNALIPVITVIGIQFGSLLGGAVLTETVFNIPGIGTLLVEAINTGDYPLVQGTVLLFALLFTLVNLGVDITYSYLDPRIDQ
- a CDS encoding DUF5806 family protein: MTQPPTDDGPERPSPEPHVPEESDHADHADHDGRDGEDDVPEDVRKYERFKKIDGAQYDRANQFLRDRTYITAREWAIARLCSDFRTETGVEMTKIGENLPELVPFMEDTYTPQAVNQARSAFEAKVRKAGATFLYGAMCDFFTAEELDDIMYETTEVAKFLLEVEGVDLSVEQELEAEERISSVMREVRKASSELREEDAETNASDD
- a CDS encoding DHH family phosphoesterase produces the protein MNEDLIDTADLSLSRKSVIPGAGFFLPDEEGPSEERIAALERAETVVVADPDADGLGCVALVREARDDPVAASVDPAEEFEAPEGHVALLPTSPHSLADAFEEAVEYLPAGVEVFVCDLCPDDPEDVEYLPDLVAAADSVTWFDHHQWDDDLAATVRDLGVDLVVGESDEECTTDVALRSIDHDFDERYRELATVTRDHDLWLREDPRSDDLADYSYWSSPERYVATVRAHGADLPEVVEAYIEERRVEKQALIDLAVERADIREVAGATVAVTYGRCSQNEVAETLRERGADATVVVKPAGSASIRGSEGFERCHEVAAQVQGGGHPRAAGCKPDIYHDMLDYANHWTTRGATTKQVILDAFRNLPPVEESTPDA
- a CDS encoding DUF7529 family protein, translated to MDDIGTPAGEGWERVIEDMHATGETYREDGYDVVELHPGDVTVVDDGSGFDLVVSGEEFAAVQSMVADASLTETEVFRAVEGGRVYVLVVVRDGASEAALCCPLYYAPDRATSLREYARESGRLFTYVRSLSADDAVAVAFDDPELFFPE
- a CDS encoding universal stress protein, giving the protein MFETVVIATDGSTSAGRAVETALDIAERFGAEVHVLSVLNDANGEHEAEVRDALARLEREHDYPVTTVVERGDPAAVIQRYATDVDADLVATGTRGRDSPYSYHLGSVAETVVHDCPIPVLTVRQLAGEVESEMAADAE